One stretch of Candidatus Bathyarchaeia archaeon DNA includes these proteins:
- a CDS encoding iron-sulfur cluster assembly scaffold protein, with the protein MSRVPLPYNPKVLDLFRNPKNLGKMEDASVVAVAGNPACGDMVTFYLKITPDEVIEKATFESYGCAANIATSSIVTEMIKGLTLKSAWEDITWKKVTEEVGGLPSIKFHCGVLAVGALKRAVRLYYEKKGSAPDWLPKDHTFEEKQALEEEELAKMLSKRLKTEEEKK; encoded by the coding sequence ATGTCACGTGTACCCCTACCTTACAACCCCAAAGTTCTGGACTTATTCCGTAACCCCAAAAACCTCGGCAAAATGGAAGACGCCTCAGTCGTGGCGGTCGCAGGCAACCCTGCGTGCGGAGACATGGTTACCTTCTACCTCAAAATCACCCCCGACGAAGTCATCGAAAAAGCCACTTTCGAAAGCTACGGCTGCGCCGCCAACATCGCCACCAGCAGCATCGTCACCGAAATGATAAAAGGCTTAACCCTCAAATCCGCCTGGGAAGACATCACCTGGAAGAAAGTCACCGAGGAAGTCGGCGGCTTGCCCAGCATAAAATTCCACTGCGGCGTCCTTGCGGTGGGCGCGTTAAAGCGGGCAGTGAGGCTCTACTACGAAAAGAAAGGCTCAGCCCCCGACTGGCTGCCTAAGGACCACACGTTTGAGGAAAAGCAAGCCCTAGAAGAAGAGGAACTTGCAAAGATGCTCTCCAAACGGCTCAAGACTGAGGAAGAGAAAAAGTAA
- a CDS encoding GNAT family N-acetyltransferase: MIKIRLDVDYPYPSRMQSFLFTALSLPPSKNYDKNAKIIAKMVNQSQKEVRAYWFFTPYTIPDKELLSLLHPERHEVALHVATKPYVEWENLEKATGRKVKYYTVHGTARLLARLMWKRKLWEARAPIPAGFPLKSFYDFPTLGLDLLCHTKPTEQAVKAALESIAKGEVLHVHPEWLFERGTFNHRGPYYETLKTLLEVDGELEGLAVQKKGFLKVAKYQEQYEYIKDAPISSGFFGKIVDRDADMFTFVERKWCSPLNKPSSSWLKAEDNIALLQIIPYEAWLAKVGKKTRNMVRKAQKSGVQTEVVEPTEQLAEGIWKIYNETPIRQGRAFSHYGIPLEHVKALVRSATNSTFIAESLEGEVVGFVQLVHGDQLTVMAQILSLQKHWDKALNNALVAKAVEVCAEKNVPWLMYGRMGNHPSLDMFKENNGFSKYNLTRYYVPLTKKGRWAAKLGLHKEAKDALPQALKGPLIPVFNWVSRTKIKIKRR, translated from the coding sequence ATGATAAAAATCAGACTGGACGTGGATTACCCGTACCCTTCGCGGATGCAAAGCTTCCTCTTCACAGCCCTCAGCCTACCTCCCAGCAAAAACTACGACAAAAACGCCAAGATAATCGCAAAGATGGTTAACCAATCCCAAAAAGAGGTCAGGGCATACTGGTTTTTCACCCCCTACACAATCCCCGACAAGGAACTGCTCTCGCTCCTGCACCCTGAGAGGCATGAAGTTGCATTGCATGTCGCCACTAAACCGTATGTTGAATGGGAAAACTTGGAAAAAGCCACAGGGCGAAAAGTGAAGTACTACACGGTGCACGGAACTGCCCGACTGCTTGCGCGTCTGATGTGGAAGCGTAAACTCTGGGAAGCAAGAGCGCCTATCCCTGCGGGGTTCCCGTTGAAGTCGTTTTACGATTTCCCCACCTTGGGCTTAGACTTGTTGTGCCACACTAAACCCACTGAGCAAGCGGTGAAAGCTGCACTGGAAAGCATCGCCAAAGGGGAAGTTTTGCATGTGCATCCTGAGTGGCTGTTTGAGCGGGGAACCTTCAATCACCGAGGACCTTACTATGAAACCCTCAAAACGCTTCTGGAGGTGGATGGGGAGCTTGAAGGGTTGGCGGTGCAAAAGAAGGGCTTTCTTAAAGTCGCCAAGTACCAAGAACAATACGAATACATCAAAGACGCGCCCATTTCAAGCGGGTTTTTTGGGAAAATCGTCGACCGCGACGCAGACATGTTTACGTTTGTGGAGCGTAAATGGTGCAGTCCACTAAACAAGCCTTCTAGCAGTTGGCTGAAAGCGGAAGACAACATAGCCCTGTTGCAGATAATTCCCTACGAGGCGTGGCTGGCTAAAGTGGGCAAGAAAACCCGCAACATGGTCCGCAAAGCCCAAAAAAGCGGCGTACAAACCGAAGTGGTGGAGCCCACAGAGCAGTTAGCAGAGGGCATATGGAAGATTTACAATGAAACTCCCATTCGTCAAGGCAGGGCGTTTTCGCATTATGGGATACCGTTAGAGCATGTTAAAGCGCTGGTGCGTTCAGCCACAAACAGCACCTTCATAGCTGAGTCGCTTGAGGGGGAGGTTGTGGGGTTTGTGCAGCTTGTCCATGGCGACCAGCTGACGGTTATGGCGCAGATTCTTTCGCTTCAAAAACACTGGGACAAAGCCTTAAACAACGCCTTAGTGGCAAAGGCGGTGGAGGTTTGCGCAGAAAAAAACGTGCCGTGGCTCATGTATGGCAGAATGGGCAACCACCCCTCCCTTGACATGTTCAAAGAAAACAACGGCTTCTCCAAATACAACCTGACGCGGTATTATGTGCCGCTGACCAAGAAGGGGCGTTGGGCGGCTAAACTGGGGCTGCATAAAGAGGCAAAAGATGCGCTGCCGCAGGCGCTTAAAGGCCCGCTCATACCCGTGTTTAACTGGGTTAGCCGTACCAAGATAAAAATCAAAAGGCGGTAA
- a CDS encoding cysteine desulfurase family protein has product MVENVKELLKLHEGIKREVYLDNENSTATPQEVLDAMLTYFNKQAYGNPTLTHKPGWEAFTAIMTASQQIANTLGAKVLEEINFTPGETEANNLALTGALAANPQKGKKLVISEIEPINVLNITDLLKKQGYTTTKVPVDPEGTLDLEKLKEVVDKDTALVSIHMVNNEIGTIQPIKEAVDIVKDRNPAAIFHTDASDAYGRIPFNVQDLKVDMATISSFKILGPRGTGALYINDSINVERIIEGPIGTQKMWPGIENTPLIMGFAKASELAFSTFDANVAKMRSLRDKLVDGILGSMTDVKFNGAKGDKRSPDNANISFLRCEGEALTIELSLKGVYVSSGSACSRRLLQPSHVLVAIGRHFSEAHGSILMKTTRYHTEEDINHVLDSIPSSVERIRGIVGSTGVD; this is encoded by the coding sequence GTGGTAGAAAACGTTAAAGAACTTCTCAAACTTCACGAAGGCATAAAACGTGAAGTTTACCTTGACAACGAAAACAGCACCGCGACACCGCAGGAAGTCCTCGACGCCATGCTTACTTACTTCAACAAACAAGCCTACGGCAACCCAACCCTCACCCACAAACCCGGCTGGGAAGCCTTCACCGCCATCATGACCGCCTCCCAGCAAATCGCCAACACCCTCGGCGCCAAAGTTTTGGAAGAAATTAACTTCACGCCCGGCGAGACCGAAGCCAACAACCTCGCCTTGACGGGTGCTTTAGCGGCAAATCCGCAGAAGGGCAAAAAACTTGTCATCAGCGAAATAGAGCCCATAAACGTCCTCAACATAACTGACCTGCTCAAAAAGCAGGGCTACACAACCACCAAAGTCCCCGTGGACCCCGAAGGCACCCTTGACTTGGAGAAGCTTAAAGAAGTCGTCGACAAAGACACCGCCTTGGTCAGCATCCATATGGTGAACAACGAAATCGGCACTATCCAGCCCATCAAAGAGGCTGTTGACATCGTCAAAGACCGCAACCCCGCCGCCATCTTCCACACCGACGCCTCCGACGCCTACGGCAGAATCCCCTTTAACGTGCAAGACCTCAAAGTCGACATGGCAACCATCAGCAGCTTCAAAATCCTCGGTCCCCGAGGCACTGGCGCTCTCTACATTAATGACAGCATAAACGTGGAGCGCATAATTGAAGGACCCATCGGCACCCAGAAAATGTGGCCCGGCATCGAAAACACCCCACTCATCATGGGCTTTGCGAAAGCTTCTGAACTTGCATTCAGCACCTTTGACGCTAACGTTGCCAAGATGCGTTCTCTGCGGGATAAGCTGGTGGATGGCATTTTGGGTTCGATGACGGATGTGAAATTTAATGGCGCAAAAGGCGATAAACGCAGCCCTGACAACGCCAACATCAGCTTCCTGCGTTGCGAAGGCGAAGCGCTCACCATTGAGCTCAGCCTCAAAGGCGTGTACGTGTCCAGCGGCAGCGCCTGCAGCAGGCGGCTTCTGCAACCCAGCCACGTTCTCGTCGCTATTGGGCGGCACTTCAGTGAGGCTCATGGCAGCATCCTAATGAAGACCACACGGTATCATACAGAAGAAGATATTAACCATGTCTTGGATTCGATTCCTAGCTCCGTGGAGCGAATCAGAGGCATAGTGGGCTCAACAGGAGTTGACTAA
- a CDS encoding acyltransferase, which produces MASFVEIGGARIGKWCKIEAFSFIPPGTVIEDYVFVGPHVIITNDRYPDAKRDTWNSEPVTIKRGASIGAGSVIVAGVTIGENALVGAGSVVSRDVSGETIVYGEKAYPRGKIRCDAEL; this is translated from the coding sequence GTGGCAAGTTTCGTTGAGATCGGTGGTGCTCGAATCGGCAAATGGTGCAAAATCGAAGCTTTCTCCTTTATACCCCCGGGCACGGTGATTGAGGATTACGTTTTTGTTGGTCCTCATGTAATAATAACAAATGACCGTTATCCAGACGCGAAAAGGGACACTTGGAACTCTGAGCCTGTCACAATCAAGAGGGGAGCCAGCATCGGTGCTGGTAGTGTAATTGTGGCTGGGGTGACAATCGGCGAGAATGCGTTAGTTGGTGCGGGGAGCGTTGTTTCTCGTGATGTTTCTGGTGAGACCATTGTTTACGGAGAAAAAGCGTATCCACGCGGCAAAATAAGATGCGACGCTGAGTTGTGA
- a CDS encoding cysteine desulfurase codes for MFDPHKVRADFPILKRKINNHPLIYFDNAATTQKPQQVIDAERDFYENHNANVHRAVHTLSQEATELHEGARETVSKFLGAKESAEVIFTRGTTEAINLVAYSWGLPNLKAGDEVLLSMMEHHSNIVPWELIAKITGATVKYGKVHPDGTLDMADFEAKFSKHTKLASLSQVSNVSGIINDVKQVAKVAHEHGALMLVDGAQSVPHMPVNVTDLDADFLAFSGHKMLGPTGIGGLYGKKALLEQMAPFEGGGEMIREVTIDLQTERCGISWNDPPWKFEAGTPNICGSAALAAAIKYLQRLGMEEVFRHEKELTAYAMQQMLSCCTKLKLYGTTDVSLKCGIMPFGVEGLSSHDVALFLDTYGIMIRSGYHCAQPLHQIFNLSSSARASFYIYNTKEEIDRFVEVLKEIEQF; via the coding sequence ATGTTTGACCCCCACAAGGTTCGAGCCGATTTCCCAATTCTGAAGCGGAAAATCAACAACCACCCCCTCATCTACTTCGACAACGCCGCAACAACACAGAAACCCCAGCAAGTCATCGACGCCGAACGAGACTTCTACGAAAACCACAACGCCAACGTCCACCGCGCCGTACACACGCTAAGCCAAGAAGCAACAGAACTTCACGAAGGCGCACGCGAAACAGTCTCCAAATTTCTTGGAGCCAAAGAATCCGCCGAAGTCATATTCACCCGAGGCACCACCGAAGCCATCAACCTTGTCGCCTACAGCTGGGGACTACCCAACCTCAAAGCAGGCGACGAGGTGCTGTTGTCGATGATGGAGCACCACAGCAACATCGTCCCCTGGGAACTCATAGCTAAAATTACAGGAGCCACCGTAAAATACGGCAAAGTCCACCCAGACGGCACTTTAGACATGGCGGATTTTGAGGCTAAATTTTCCAAACACACCAAACTTGCCAGCCTTAGCCAAGTCAGCAACGTAAGCGGCATCATAAACGACGTTAAACAAGTCGCCAAAGTTGCCCACGAACACGGCGCGCTCATGCTTGTCGACGGTGCCCAATCTGTGCCTCACATGCCCGTGAATGTGACCGATTTGGATGCCGATTTCTTGGCGTTTTCAGGACACAAGATGCTGGGGCCAACAGGCATCGGTGGGCTTTACGGCAAGAAGGCGTTGCTGGAGCAGATGGCTCCCTTTGAAGGAGGCGGCGAAATGATACGGGAAGTCACCATAGACCTGCAGACGGAACGTTGTGGCATAAGCTGGAATGACCCGCCATGGAAGTTTGAGGCAGGTACCCCAAACATATGTGGCAGCGCCGCGTTGGCGGCAGCCATCAAGTACCTGCAACGGTTGGGCATGGAAGAGGTTTTCCGTCACGAAAAAGAATTAACCGCCTACGCGATGCAGCAGATGCTTTCCTGCTGCACCAAACTCAAACTTTACGGAACCACGGATGTTTCCCTCAAATGCGGCATCATGCCTTTTGGTGTGGAGGGCTTAAGTAGCCACGACGTCGCCCTCTTCTTGGATACTTACGGCATTATGATACGCAGCGGCTACCACTGCGCCCAGCCCCTGCACCAGATTTTCAACTTGTCCTCCAGCGCCCGAGCCAGCTTTTACATCTACAACACCAAAGAAGAAATCGACCGCTTCGTAGAAGTGTTAAAGGAGATTGAGCAGTTCTAA
- a CDS encoding 4Fe-4S binding protein, whose product MVKIVVDDKCNGCETCVNTCPVGVYEMKDGKSTPVKVDECLVCRACEAQCPQGAIQVIE is encoded by the coding sequence ATGGTAAAAATCGTAGTTGACGATAAATGCAACGGATGCGAAACCTGCGTAAACACCTGCCCAGTAGGCGTTTACGAAATGAAAGACGGCAAATCTACACCCGTCAAGGTTGACGAGTGCCTCGTTTGCCGCGCATGCGAAGCACAGTGCCCACAAGGTGCAATCCAAGTCATCGAGTAG
- the purB gene encoding adenylosuccinate lyase, with amino-acid sequence MPILPIDTGRYGTPEMLTVFQEENRVQKLLDVEAALAWAHAEVGDIPKADAQEIASKASTQFVKVERVKEIEKEIKHDIASLVRALAEQCGSSGAYVHLGATSYDIVDTANALQLKDAVGIIEKRLACLKVILQEKAGRYKATVMMGRTHGQHALPITLGFKFAVWGYEVQRHLQRLSQCRERVLVGKVSGAVGTQASLGDNAERIQEIVMNRLGLEAAEISTQIVQRDRYAELVCDLALVVSSLDNFATEIRELARPEIGELFESFEAKKQVGSSTMPHKRNPETCERVCGLARIVRSLTIPALEDVTTWHERDLTQSSAERFILPETCILTDYLLSLMIGIVSNLRVDEARMLQNVGITQGRCMSESVMMALARKGMNRQEAHEFLRKLTIVSELDKKPFREVLLADVFVHKTLSCEEIDAALDPKSYLGTAVKQAETFAKGS; translated from the coding sequence TTGCCAATCTTACCCATAGATACCGGTCGCTACGGCACCCCCGAAATGCTCACCGTATTCCAAGAGGAAAACCGCGTCCAAAAACTGCTCGACGTAGAAGCAGCTTTGGCTTGGGCACACGCCGAAGTCGGCGACATCCCAAAAGCGGACGCCCAAGAAATCGCCTCCAAAGCCTCCACCCAATTCGTCAAAGTGGAGCGGGTTAAAGAAATCGAGAAAGAAATCAAACACGACATCGCCTCGCTGGTGCGGGCTTTGGCGGAGCAGTGCGGCTCCAGCGGCGCCTATGTGCATCTGGGTGCGACCAGCTACGACATAGTGGACACCGCCAACGCTCTTCAGCTCAAAGACGCAGTGGGAATCATCGAGAAGCGGCTGGCATGCTTGAAGGTGATTTTGCAGGAGAAGGCTGGACGTTACAAGGCAACGGTCATGATGGGGCGCACCCACGGGCAACATGCGCTTCCGATTACGTTAGGGTTCAAGTTTGCCGTCTGGGGCTACGAAGTCCAACGGCACCTACAACGGCTTAGCCAATGCCGCGAACGCGTCTTGGTGGGCAAAGTGAGCGGCGCCGTCGGCACACAAGCAAGCCTTGGTGACAATGCGGAACGTATCCAAGAAATCGTAATGAACCGCTTGGGCTTGGAGGCAGCAGAAATCTCCACGCAAATTGTGCAGCGTGACCGCTACGCCGAACTCGTCTGCGACTTGGCTTTGGTGGTTTCTTCGCTGGATAATTTTGCAACTGAAATCCGCGAGTTAGCCAGACCTGAAATCGGCGAGCTCTTCGAATCTTTTGAGGCAAAAAAACAGGTAGGCAGCTCCACCATGCCCCACAAGCGGAACCCTGAAACCTGCGAGCGCGTATGCGGCTTAGCCCGCATCGTACGTAGCCTCACTATCCCCGCGCTTGAGGATGTGACGACTTGGCATGAACGTGACCTCACCCAGTCCTCGGCAGAACGTTTCATCTTGCCTGAAACCTGCATACTCACCGACTACCTGCTCTCTCTTATGATTGGGATTGTGTCGAATTTGCGGGTGGACGAGGCGCGGATGCTGCAGAACGTTGGCATAACGCAGGGCAGATGCATGTCTGAGTCCGTCATGATGGCATTGGCACGCAAGGGTATGAACCGTCAGGAAGCCCACGAGTTCCTACGTAAACTCACCATCGTCAGTGAACTGGACAAGAAGCCCTTCCGAGAGGTCCTTTTGGCGGATGTGTTTGTGCATAAGACACTTAGCTGCGAAGAAATCGACGCTGCCCTTGACCCAAAAAGCTACTTAGGAACGGCAGTGAAGCAGGCAGAAACCTTTGCGAAGGGCAGTTAA
- a CDS encoding asparagine synthase-related protein, whose translation MKTTLAVLDKTGKNVAPTVAEALKNVYSEAKTFTLATPHEVATGKEAVQGINSSVAIGAASTSNKPEKQMRKLKDATLAFEGRTYAPNTKEALEKYFPEKTQMGIGTATEAFLREAEGDFSILIAQTGKLLAARDPVGVEPLYFGETEQVAALASNRKTLWKLGIQKPQSFPPGHLGTVTPEGFVFKPVQTLAFAEPKPITMHQAAEELQRLLEDSVCMRVLGQKSVAVAFSGGLDSSLVACLAKRCVEEVQLVHVSLVDQPETEEAKKAAAELGLPLQVHLFTEAELEEVIPKVVGLIEEPDPIKASVGVPFYWNAQKASKSGFGVMLAGQGADELFGGYQRYVTQYLQQGNQQVRQTMFHDVAVIHESNIERDEKICRAHEVELRLPFASMQVAAFAMRLPTELKFEHKADTLRKLVLRKTAENRGLPKSIVEKPKKAVQYSTGISNALKRLAKKQNQTLAEYINKLFLETKN comes from the coding sequence ATGAAGACCACACTGGCAGTTCTGGACAAAACAGGCAAAAACGTGGCACCGACAGTTGCGGAAGCACTAAAAAACGTTTACTCTGAGGCTAAAACGTTTACTTTGGCAACACCCCACGAAGTAGCCACGGGCAAAGAGGCAGTTCAAGGGATAAATTCGTCGGTAGCTATCGGGGCAGCATCCACAAGCAACAAACCAGAAAAGCAGATGCGTAAACTCAAAGACGCAACCCTTGCCTTTGAAGGCAGAACATACGCACCCAACACCAAAGAAGCACTAGAAAAATACTTTCCAGAAAAAACTCAAATGGGCATCGGCACAGCAACGGAGGCGTTCCTAAGGGAAGCGGAAGGGGACTTTTCCATCTTGATAGCCCAAACTGGAAAGCTTCTGGCAGCGAGGGACCCTGTAGGTGTGGAACCTCTATACTTTGGAGAAACAGAACAAGTAGCGGCGTTGGCTTCTAACCGCAAAACCCTCTGGAAACTGGGCATACAGAAGCCTCAGTCGTTTCCGCCGGGGCACTTAGGAACTGTAACCCCTGAAGGGTTTGTGTTTAAACCCGTCCAAACCTTAGCCTTCGCCGAACCCAAGCCCATAACCATGCACCAAGCAGCGGAGGAACTGCAGAGGCTGCTGGAGGATTCGGTTTGTATGAGGGTTTTGGGGCAGAAAAGTGTGGCAGTCGCCTTCTCGGGTGGATTGGACAGCAGTTTGGTTGCCTGCTTGGCTAAACGATGCGTTGAGGAAGTCCAGTTGGTTCACGTGAGCTTAGTGGATCAGCCTGAAACGGAAGAAGCCAAAAAAGCAGCGGCAGAGCTGGGGTTGCCCTTGCAGGTTCATCTATTTACGGAAGCCGAGTTAGAAGAGGTCATCCCCAAAGTGGTGGGGCTCATTGAGGAGCCTGACCCCATCAAAGCAAGCGTTGGGGTACCGTTTTACTGGAACGCACAAAAAGCCTCCAAATCAGGTTTTGGGGTGATGCTTGCTGGTCAAGGAGCGGATGAGCTTTTCGGAGGCTACCAACGCTACGTCACGCAGTACCTGCAGCAGGGAAACCAGCAGGTTAGGCAAACCATGTTCCACGATGTGGCAGTCATTCATGAAAGCAACATTGAGCGGGATGAAAAAATCTGCCGAGCGCATGAGGTGGAGTTGCGGCTGCCATTTGCCTCCATGCAAGTCGCTGCGTTTGCGATGCGTTTGCCCACGGAGCTAAAGTTTGAGCACAAAGCCGACACGTTACGGAAGCTGGTTTTGAGGAAAACCGCGGAAAACCGCGGATTACCAAAAAGCATTGTTGAGAAGCCCAAGAAGGCGGTGCAGTACAGCACAGGAATCAGCAACGCACTCAAACGGTTAGCTAAGAAACAGAACCAAACCTTAGCTGAATACATAAACAAGCTGTTTCTTGAAACAAAAAACTGA
- a CDS encoding DEAD/DEAH box helicase produces MKVAELDIPLQLKELILQGGIVELFPPQQEAVEAGALQGKNLVLASPTASGKTLVAELCCLKHVLERGGKAVYLAPLRALASEKYDDFQRYTKLKKPDGKHVSVGISTGDFDSGDPWMGRYDIIITTNEKADSLLRHRAKWMDEIGLVVADEVHLLNEAERGPTLEVVLARLMEVNPDIQVLALSATMGNVDEIAAWLKAQYVITEWRPVNLKEGVLLHDEIQFKDGDARKIERKTSNDTVNLALNTVKTGGQALVFASTRKNAASIAKKIADQTGKELSKLAKKTLEHEAERIRVADEKTQLSETLADLVRCGAAFHHAGLAGAHRKIIEDLFRQGRIKVLAATPTLAFGMNLPARVVIVQDYRRYEAGYGYYPISVLEYKQMAGRAGRPKYDKNGESILIAKNADEEDYLLENFILARPERIWSRLAVEKILRGHVLATVASDFAHTENGVFEFFGKTFYAHQYGMKAIKTVIANILKYLFDEQLLYLDKGNLYATPLGKRTSELYIDPVSAVTIREALKNKPEWVTELSMLHLITHTPDMGPVMRPYGEEIEIIAVQAEQHREELFVPPPNEWDDQIAFQEYLGELKTAMILNAWIEETSEEQLMNKYRVQPGDLYRIIENGKWLLHATQELAELLKHKELLPLIDELNERVAKGIKKELLPIVKLEGVGRTRGRVLFNAGYQSVEDVKRASLDELTYLPTIGPRLAKKIKAQVGGFVKKDQWEQMDKVEEWKQKSLSDF; encoded by the coding sequence TTGAAAGTAGCCGAACTCGACATCCCACTACAGCTTAAGGAGCTTATCTTGCAGGGCGGAATTGTGGAGCTTTTCCCGCCGCAGCAGGAAGCCGTCGAAGCGGGAGCCCTACAGGGCAAAAACTTGGTGCTTGCCAGCCCCACTGCATCGGGGAAAACGTTGGTCGCCGAGCTTTGCTGCCTCAAACACGTCCTTGAACGTGGAGGTAAAGCCGTCTATCTCGCGCCGTTGCGGGCGCTTGCCAGCGAAAAATATGACGACTTCCAACGTTACACCAAACTCAAAAAACCCGACGGCAAACATGTTAGCGTCGGCATCAGCACGGGCGATTTTGACAGTGGCGACCCATGGATGGGCAGGTATGACATCATCATAACCACCAACGAAAAAGCCGACAGCCTACTGCGGCACCGTGCCAAGTGGATGGACGAAATCGGGTTGGTTGTGGCTGACGAGGTGCACTTGCTTAACGAGGCGGAACGGGGTCCCACCTTGGAGGTTGTGTTGGCTAGGCTTATGGAGGTCAACCCTGACATTCAAGTCCTTGCCTTAAGCGCCACCATGGGTAACGTGGACGAAATCGCCGCTTGGCTCAAAGCCCAATACGTCATCACCGAGTGGCGCCCCGTCAACCTCAAAGAAGGCGTCCTGCTCCACGACGAAATCCAATTCAAAGACGGCGACGCCCGCAAAATCGAACGCAAAACCAGTAACGACACCGTAAACCTAGCTCTTAACACGGTGAAGACTGGGGGGCAGGCGTTGGTTTTTGCCTCCACCCGCAAGAACGCAGCTTCAATTGCCAAAAAAATCGCGGATCAGACAGGCAAAGAACTCAGCAAACTTGCGAAAAAAACCTTGGAGCATGAAGCGGAAAGAATTCGGGTTGCTGACGAGAAAACGCAGCTTAGCGAGACACTTGCGGATTTGGTTAGGTGTGGGGCAGCTTTTCATCACGCGGGGCTGGCTGGGGCGCACCGCAAAATTATTGAGGACCTGTTTAGGCAGGGCAGAATTAAGGTTTTGGCTGCGACGCCGACGTTGGCGTTTGGCATGAACTTGCCCGCCCGAGTCGTCATTGTCCAAGATTACCGCCGCTACGAGGCAGGCTACGGTTACTACCCCATCAGCGTCTTAGAATACAAACAGATGGCAGGACGCGCGGGCAGACCAAAATACGACAAAAACGGCGAATCCATCCTCATCGCCAAAAACGCCGACGAAGAAGACTATCTCTTGGAAAACTTCATCCTCGCCCGCCCCGAACGCATCTGGAGCAGGCTGGCGGTGGAGAAAATCCTGCGCGGACACGTTTTGGCGACGGTGGCGTCGGATTTTGCACACACGGAAAACGGCGTTTTTGAGTTTTTTGGCAAAACGTTCTATGCGCATCAGTACGGCATGAAAGCCATCAAAACGGTCATAGCCAACATCCTCAAGTACCTCTTCGACGAGCAGCTGCTGTACTTGGACAAGGGGAACTTGTATGCGACGCCGCTGGGCAAACGTACCAGTGAGCTTTACATTGACCCTGTTTCCGCTGTGACCATCCGTGAAGCCCTCAAAAACAAGCCTGAATGGGTCACCGAACTAAGCATGCTACACCTCATCACACACACGCCTGACATGGGACCCGTTATGCGTCCCTACGGTGAAGAAATCGAAATCATAGCCGTCCAAGCTGAACAGCACCGAGAGGAGCTTTTTGTTCCGCCGCCTAACGAGTGGGATGACCAAATCGCCTTCCAAGAGTACCTTGGCGAACTTAAAACCGCCATGATTCTCAACGCGTGGATTGAGGAAACCAGCGAAGAACAACTCATGAACAAGTACCGCGTACAACCCGGCGACCTGTACCGTATAATCGAAAACGGCAAATGGCTACTCCACGCCACGCAGGAACTGGCGGAGCTGCTTAAACACAAAGAGCTACTGCCCCTAATTGACGAGTTAAATGAGCGCGTCGCCAAAGGCATCAAAAAAGAACTGCTGCCCATCGTCAAGCTGGAGGGCGTGGGACGCACCCGCGGCAGAGTGCTCTTCAACGCAGGCTACCAAAGCGTTGAGGATGTCAAGCGCGCCTCGTTAGACGAGCTAACTTACTTGCCCACTATTGGGCCTAGACTTGCCAAGAAGATTAAGGCACAGGTCGGCGGCTTTGTCAAAAAAGACCAGTGGGAACAGATGGATAAGGTAGAAGAGTGGAAGCAAAAGTCGCTATCTGACTTTTAA